tatgtattttatatatTATAAAATAATTTCCTCTCAATGTGGTATTCAATATGCAATACTTATGAATTAAGTATAATAATATTTTCCATTGCCTCCTAGTCAGAGAATGAAGAAACTACTATTAACAGGGAAGACCTGGATGCAATCTTCTCGGGGACCAGCACAGCAGAGCCAGCTTCTACACAGCCAGCTCCTTCACAGCCATCTCAGCGCCGAAAGAGGAAAGGCACGGAAGAGTCAAtcctggagaggctggaggagctaCAGAGgatcagggaggagagacaggccagAGCAGAGAATGAGGACAGTGTTTTTGGCAACATGGTGGCCAGCATGCTCCAAAAactgcccccacagaagaagagtgAAGCAAAGTTTGCAATACACAAACTACTATTTGAGATCGAGCAAGCAGGGGAAAATACAGAGGAGTAGTCTCACAATCCAAAAATAAATCAAAGATTTTGATGAgatgtatattattatttattattgaagtatattattatttattattgcaGTTATTGTTGTGGGTGGGGATTGAGGAGACCTCTTCTGACGTGGTCAAGCTGCCAGGGTACCTGACCctgtattgattgaaaaaacatCTTGAGGTCATCCCTGGTGGCAACGGCAGCTTGGGATGCCCTCGCGTTTCACAGACGCCCAATACCCACGAGGTTATTGTCCCCGGTAACCacccgtctcctctcccctggctgGATCTCCTAAGCTGCTGACACTGTGTCAGTAAAGTTTGAGATGAGTTGTGATGAGTTGGATTATATAAGTATAACAAGGCTAGACTTTGAAGATCTTTGATTCCTGTTGCTGCTATTACACCTGAATTTATAATAATACCTAGTGGCCAAGGAGTTCGCAGCGTCTGTGTAACACAGGTAGTTGTGGAGAGCCGCACAGGCATTGACCACATCAACCACCTTCTTTGGATTGAACTCGATGGGCCGACCTAGGACCCTCCATCGCACAGACATGATTCCAAATGTGTTTTTGATCACCCTCCTGGCTCTTGAGTGCCTGTAGTTGTAAATTTTTCTACCTTCATCAAGATTGGTACCTGCGTATAGAAGTAATAGACAAGAGACACAATGCTTTGTATGATTTTCGTCAAACTCTCATATTTAGAGATTTATTAGAGAATATTTCAGTCCATATTTGGATTTAAGGgtaaataaataggtaaatgTTCAGCATAATCATTTGAATTAATAAGTAATACATTTCCTGTCAAGTAATTTCCTATTATTTAGCCAAAACCATATAAGGGGGGACCAATTTTTCGTTCCGCTTGCGACTTATTGGGAATTATTTAATTGTTGCCGTCAGGATAGTTTTACCAGTGCACAATCAGAAGAGCCTCACGAGGTGCTGTGCGCCTTCAACGTGAGGGGAGTAACAACAGGAATCTTACCGTAGGGACGCATCATATTTGCGTGTAGGGGGAAAGCAGTATCTCCCAAAAAGGTGTGTGGGATGGGCACTGTACTTCCAGGAAGATCGGCTGGCGGAGGAAGATCGAGTGTCCCCTGGAGAAGCCCGTTCCCAAACCGACTGGCTTGAAAAATCCCTGCGTCGCTCTGCCTCCTGTAGGCGCCAACGTCCAGGATAGTAAATCGGTACTGGGCATCGCAAACTGCCATCAACACCACGGAGTGCGTTCCCTTATAATTGAAATATTCGCTGCCGGCGGATGGAGGGGCTTTGATCTGCACATGCTTCCCGTCAATGTAACCGATGCAATTGGGGAAGTCCCACATCCGCCAGAAATCCCTAGATATTTCCTGGAACCCAGCTCTGGAAGTGTAGGGGATGAACTCATCTTTCAGTGCCGTGTGTATGGCCTGGCAAATTTCGGACACGATGCTAGAGACTGTGGCCGACCCAAGTCGGTAGCTAGCAGCCACACTCTGTTGTGAGCCCCCACTGGCCAGGATACGGAGTGTGAAGGCCAACCTCTCTGCTACAGTAACAGGTGATGAGTGGGTGCTGGCACGCTGTATGTAGGGACGGATGCGGTGGACTAAATCGTCGAACCTACTGGCTGACATTCTAAAGTATCTAAAGTGCATTTCTGGGTCAATTTCCCTCATCTGCTTTACGAGCAGAtactctccctggctctcttgACTGCTGTTAAAAGGACAAACACACCATTGTCTATCCCTTATGTGCCCCTGCTCTCTCGCTAACAGCAATTCTGTTAGtaattcctcctcctctaataAATCAAATTCCTCCTCCACTGACATGGTCTCTATTATtcctccaacccctctctctcaaaatTAGCTTCAGCCATTTTCTCCGATcgatcacctaggctacaaagcgttaacaatgtaaccatagctatgaatttaacggtaaaatgattctgttaCGTCACtcgaaccttgagcacaggcgactgtttgccAAAGTATatatgcagcagcctgagcaacactttttttttcgtcggcgaccatttcaaaagtgtcggcGACATAAGTATAAATTAggctgagtggtgcgtgtctgtagttgccacggtgatggtgcagctatggttgctaacgcctgggacacactgcctgcgattggctgcaatctgctgcGACGCACCTGGAAGCGCCGCCTTTTTTCTTCGAGCGCCTGCGAGCGcaagcgatcgtttcggcagctggtcgaattttttcgcaagacgcttgcgaaatcggctgcaggatgatgaaatacaccatattagttgatatatttgaataaaaaaacatgttattaagattttactccattaattgtagactacggtgcacatttgtaaagttgtagactttataattata
This is a stretch of genomic DNA from Osmerus mordax isolate fOsmMor3 chromosome 20, fOsmMor3.pri, whole genome shotgun sequence. It encodes these proteins:
- the LOC136964561 gene encoding uncharacterized protein; translation: MSASRFDDLVHRIRPYIQRASTHSSPVTVAERLAFTLRILASGGSQQSVAASYRLGSATVSSIVSEICQAIHTALKDEFIPYTSRAGFQEISRDFWRMWDFPNCIGYIDGKHVQIKAPPSAGSEYFNYKGTHSVVLMAVCDAQYRFTILDVGAYRRQSDAGIFQASRFGNGLLQGTLDLPPPADLPGSTNLDEGRKIYNYRHSRARRVIKNTFGIMSVRWRVLGRPIEFNPKKVVDVVNACAALHNYLCYTDAANSLATSVSSLGDPARGEETGGYRGQ